The window GTCactccaccctattccctcttCCCCTTtatcccatttctctctctctctctctctctctctctctctctctctctctctctctctctctctctctctctctctctctctctctctctctctctctctctctctcagtatgttTTTTCCATGTCAAATGAGCACATATCTTGTGAGTCTGGATGGAGCATTTATTTCAGTATGTGATCATGAGAGAGTTAAATAACCTGGTATTCCTTATCCTTATACAGTACATTCATTCAATTACTGTTTTAGATGAATTTCCTTTAGAGAAAGCAACATCTTACATGAGCAAAGTCTTACATTTAAATAGAAAACCTTTAAGACTTTAACACAGCAATTAAATCAGCATTACATTACCTTCATGAAAAGAGGTAGACCTATAAGTGCCAACATCGACAACAATTAGACAAAAGTTAGACAGCAATATTCCTTGGTTTTAGTTACAATCACTTAGGCCACAGTCAGGAATAAATTCAATCGACTCTCATTTCTAGGCATCAACGTAGTCCGAGTTCCCGCATATCACCCCCGCGTCCTCATAATGGGCACAGTTATGCATTCCTATGCCTGTGTGTTGACAGTCCAGCAGGCTCTCCTCTGTGCCCTCACACTGCACATCGTCCAGAAGAATCCGGAGACTCTTCCCTTCTCCAAACTCAGAGTGCTTGGATGCCTTCAGGGCGAATCGGAACCCCAGCTGCCGACAAACCACTGCCGCGTTCTTCGTATTCCACAGGTCGTCACACACCGTCCCCCATTCACTGTTGGCAAAGATCTCCACCCTCCCTCGGTCGTCCCGCCCCTGCTCGTCCCCCGCCAGTCTCACTGCCCCGTTCTGAGGCGCGGCTGCCGGCGCCAACCCGCTCTCCGACCGGTGCTTGCCCTTCTTCCGGCGGTTTTTCCGTTGTGTGTGCCTGGGCGGTTTGGTTGTGGTAGTGGTTGTGGTTTGAGGCAGTGTGGTGGTGATGGCGGCAGCCTCTTGCTCCTTTAGAATGTCCATGAGCTCCTGAAGCCAGTCCTTGTCGGACTCGCTTACTGTGGACTCAGTGGGATGGGGTCTGATGGGTTCTTCTGGCGGGGAGAGCTTTTGACGCTTTGTCGGTAGTTCAACTCCTGTTAATGCTGTGGAATAGAAGAAGAGGTCAGATTTAGGATACCTACATAGACTGGCCTAATATATATATAGATCTGGGAGATGAGGTTATAATTAGCATGTAGGCCTATCCACAGTGTAATAAAAGTGCAATATGAATCTGGCAATCTCAGAGGCCTTGTGCCTAAAATGTCTCTCAAATGACTTCATAATCTGGGAGATCTAGTGACAATCTAGATCTAGCAGTGAGATCTACTGACATACTGTACGTGTTTGATTGAGCAAAGGGGGCTAAATATAATGAACAAAATAAAAGCAGACAGACTGAGATAATGTTGAGAGCCAGTAAACTCACTTTCTTTTGGCCTGAACTTGATGAGCTTGCTCTTCACTCTGACAGGCAGCGGGTCATAGTGACATTGTCTTGGCGGTGCCCGTCTAAAACAGACAAAATACCAAAAGTCTTCAGCTCAGCAGGGAAGAAAACTAAATAAGAGGGTGAGAAGTCAAAGTTTCACCCCAGTTTCATCAGCCTCTGTTGAGACTTTGGCTCTTTAGATGTATTTGATTAGCTTTCAGGTGGTCTCCCTCCCAGAATGAGGCTTTTTCCAAACATTGCTGTGGTAGAGAGTAATTAAAATCAGCTTCATGAGCGAGTGAGAAACAAATAACTTGACACAACAGTATAGTGCTGCGGCCAAAAGAGAGGGTATGCAAGAAAGGGAAAGCGATCTTGCGGCCAAAACTGTTTGGACCTAagtcagtgagagagagattgaaatgaAAGGGCTTTCACACCACTGCCAACACCCTTTCTTTTCTgttccttctttcttttctttcaccCAGAAAtatggagaaagggagagtgagccGACCCCGACAGAGGGTAAGAAAACCTCAACGATCACCAAAACAGAAATCAGCAGTTACACTATAAGAACAAAGAACACACAGAGAAAAATTATTTACCATGTAAATCAGATTGAGAACTACAGGCAGAACGATTATGATGCGGAACATTCTTCTGACTTAAAATAGATCAGTAATCATGAACAGATGCTTAACACGTTTTactgacttgttttgtctttgtcTCTTTTTAAAAGTGTGTCTATGACGGTGATGCTAGGCTTCTGCCATCTTCAAGAGAAGAGCAGTAGGCCACGACACTTTGTTAAACCCTCACCTTACCAAACACAGTGACAGGGTTAGGCTGTTGAAATAGCAGATTGTGGCTTTAAATCCTTACCTTGAGGGATCCACCAGTTTGTAAACAACACCGGTGGGAGATGTGGCACTGGGCACGCCAGTCGACATGAAGTACAGTTCTCCTGTTCAGACAGAAAAATGAACATTTCACATCATTTGACACTCTAGCTGGTTTCCTGGACTCAGAGTTTCATTGGcgattctccattgagcatgctttttagtccaggactaagcTTAATCTTGGTTTGGGAAACTGGCCTTAAATGTGTGCAGCCTAGAGATCTGACGCTTAAAAAAACGTTTCCATTGCCTGTGTGACCATGTGCAAACAAAAAGAGGTTTAATATGACTCCTCATACCTGCCTCGTCCTCAGCGAAGGAGATAATGTACTGGTAGTAGTTGTTGATGAGGCCAGGAAAGGCACAGGTTAAACCGATGCCCATACAGACCTCATGGTAGTCCCACTGACCCGTGTTCGTATTCTCCTGGAGGCTCATCAtacgcctatagggaggagacacTACATTTCATTTTATTTAGAATTTCTTTCATTTTCAGTATGCTTTCCTTATAGGCTATAtatacaaaacataaaacacaactTTCAAAACATAAGAAAATACACCTGCTATAGGGACTCAAACATCCATAAACACTTTTAGGATTCGGATTGGACTTAAAATGATGAACACGTACAGTAAGGAGCCTTACCCGCTCATGAAGTCTCCAAATATGTACATGCCATTCAGATTGGGGTATTCACACCCTCTGTACACATATCCGCCAGTCACAGACTTGCCCATCTTGTGAGGGTAGGCATAAATGGGGAGTACATCATCTGGAAGAGAACAGGAGGAAGAGATATGAGACTTATTTTTCAAATGAAGTAAATTGTACAGAGCCTATGGTTTTCCAGAACTCCTGGTTAAATTCACAGAttccctgcttattccctcctgagcACTTCCCTTCTAAGCACATTATGACCCTGGAGAACGGAGTTCAATCCCTACATCCACCCTTCCAATCTCTTCCCACTCTGGTTCCATTTCTGTCTAAGGATAAATAAAGTACagtgtacaaaataaaaaacagaaaacattTTAAACTGAAGAAAGTCACAGAACAAAACACACTGAGGCCTTCATCTCCCAGTGACCCACAGGATGCCGGCATGACAATGGGCATTGGAGTTGGCTATGCCGCACAAACTGATCTTGGATCAGGCTACAGGATTCCCACCTAGAGAGCTGTTGGCGCACAGCTTCTTGTCATAACAGGAGAAGCCCTCTTTGGCCCTCCAGCCGTAGTTCCTTCCCTTCTCTATGATGTCGATCTCCTCGAACTTGTTCTGGCCCACGTCCCCGCAGAAGATACGGCCCTTCCCCTCCTTCGTCAGAGGGTCCCCACGGTCCACAGAACACCTCCATGGGAGAAACAAGAACAGGTCGACCAACAAAACAACTTAAGTAATTACAACTAGATTACACTTTATTACCAAGTCATTACTCCTTTATTCGGTGCAGTAATGTAAAGTCTTACCACACTTTTTTGTCATGGTATATAAACGTGTAAGGAAGTGTAGTGTTTCATGAAGTAAAGCATATAATGGAAATGTTGAAAAAAGGGGCACCTCCACATGTTGCGCACCCCGTAAGCGTAGACCTCAGGGCGCGCCCCGCGCTCATGCACGAACGGGTTGTCAGAAGGGATCCTATACAGGGGACCCTTATCATTGTCATCAACATCAATACGGAGCACTTTGCCTAACAGGGCTGACCTGCAGAAGAGAGGAGTATAAACTTTTTCAACATCTTTCTGTGAGTATGATTATTGTATTTGCGGTTTATCAATGTTTTTTTTAGTAAACACTAGTAACTTATTATTAGCAACCGTGTTAATAGTAACAGCTGTAACTAACTGTTAAAAAGTGATATGAGTCAATGCCATAAAATGACATCATGAATGTGAGTTCCACAtgttttcctctcttctcttactTGTTCTGAGCGTTTCCAAATTTCCCAAAGGGGTCTCCAGCCATGCCCCCGTCTCCAGTGAAAATGTACAGGTATCCATCATCAGCAAACATCACCATTCCTCCGTTGTGATTGGAAGCAGGCTCATCAACCTCCAGAATGATCCTGAGAAGGcgtttgagacagagacagatacgaGACAGAGAAGTCAGTGCGGGAGCACCCATCTCTCTGAGGTACAATAATGATGGAATAAATACTGCTTATCCAAGCACTTTGTTGGTGGGGGGATCTCATCTTATTCACCACTAATGTGTAATATCTACCATGTGTTATGCACAACAGCAATTATTTTAGGCCTACTACTACACATTGGTGTAGATATATCTATTTGTATGTCCAGCTGTATGCAAAACCTATTGTACTGTAAATCCATTCCGCACCCCTTGAGTCTTCATAACAACAGCAAAGCCCAACCACCTTGGTGATGgacaacacagcagccattttggGGCCAGAGCACAACACAGGTTGCACCCCAAATGGTACCttttcccctatatagtgcactacttttgaccagagccggcctttggtcgaaagtagtgctctatatatagggaatagggtgccatttgggactcatcgaTAACTGTACCTCTCAGATGCGTGGTCCACCACGTTCATGTCGCCAGGGGAGACGCGGAACTCGCTGACCCTGATCCTCTCATCGAAGCCGATCTCCACAGAGTAGTACACGTACAGCTTCCCATTGTACTTATAGTCGGGGTGAAAGGTCAGGCCCAGGAAgcccctctcgtccccctcccagGGCGACGTCAGAACAGCCTTGGTAATGTTCAGGAAGGGCTTCTCCAGCTTGGAGCGGTCAGGCAGGTACGTCCACACCAGGCCCACCTACGATATGATaataactttattgtccatttacaTGGAAATACATTTTGTGAGGTCAGCATACACATACAACAAAATACACAAAATCAATAGACTACGGGCAGTTTTACCAAACATAGATTACGACTAGTCCAGGACTAAAAATCATTCTCAATGGAGATTCTTTATTGAAAtgactttttagtccaggactagacttaatctgtgtctgggaaaccggcacTATAATACCACAATGCAATACAACAACTATAATACCACAATGCAATACAACAACTATAATACCACAATGCAATACAACAACTATAATACCACAATGCAATACAACAACTCTGGaaagtgagcacacacacacctgttcggCTATAAAGAAGCGGTGCGTGCCGTCGTTGGCATGGACCATGGCCAGGGGGTTCCGCAGCCCGTTGGCTACTTCctccaggcagagctgcaggcAGCCCTCGGGGTCGGCCCGGACGTGGCCCAAGTTCTGCGTCAGCTGCTCATTGCTGAGGAGGTGTGGGTAGCAGTAGTCTGGGTCCTCCAGCTCCAGGTGCTGGCAGAAGCGGAACTGGTCCGACTCGGCTTCGGCTAGCTGCGGGTCGTCAGAGAGCAAGGTGATGGTGGATCGGCATTTGAGCCAGAACTGAGAGCAGTAGTCAGGGCAGAGGCCAGGGAGGGTTCTGATGGGGGTACTGGGGTCCTCTGCATCAAAGAGGTGAGCTGCATATGGAGAGCATTCCTGAAGGAGGGGAGAAAGAAGGGGAGtggaaaaggaggagagaaatGTGAGGAGTGAGGGACCAACCCAACTCTTTCATTTGTGCAGCCCCCATGTCCTGTTAGACATTTGCCTTGTTCTGTGAAGCACGTACACTTTCGATTTGAGGAGATACGCTTGTTATGACAACATGCATCTTATCATGCAGTGATTGACAAACAGCAGTACATGCTATATTGTTAATCTGTTATTACGCTATTACGCATTTTATTACGCAATTACGCACAGTAATAATGCACGTCAGATCGACTATTCTATCTCATTTGGATGAATGTGCGAGTGTATAACAATTATATGTCTCTACAAACATGCCGGGGCTCGCCAAGAACAGCTGGATGATGTAATTCTGAAAACAAAACCAAGTATCGACCTTTACCCGCGTTTTGCTTACCTGGCAGAGAAGGTCCTGCACGTACCCAGCACAGTTGGCATATCCATAATAGTCGAAATTGTCCATGATCTTATAGAATTTTGCCATCAATTCTTGGTCCTTCGCGGAGTCGCAGCAGCCGAAGTTCCTGTACATTGCGCAGAACTGGAGGTCCTCTTGAGGCTTGAAGGGGGGCTTGAAATCCAAGCATTGTGGGTGTAAGGACACAGGTGCTATCCAAAATCCCAACAAATATAACCCAATGAACGGTGAGTGCCTGACACGGCCGAGGACACCACAATAATACCACATTCTGGCGTTACGGGTCACCCGGTGCCACACTGGAACTTCATGAATCAGAAAGTTATGCAAACCAGCGAAAAACGAGACTTCCTCCGGTTCGACTGTCCCGTGGACGCTTTGTCTCGTGTGTGGTTGGTTCACTGCACTTTGCTCTAAAGCTTTAATCATCAACTTTCGATGGGTTGCAGTCCGTTTTATTTGTTATTCCACCAGCAAAGTATCTGTCTTAAAAGCTACTTTGTTGTCCTCATGCTGCACAGcaaattatccagtgttaaatcaacactgacagTGTTACATTTTTAACACTGGTCCAGTGTCAATATGGGTCCACACTgttcagtgttaaattaacacactgcttagtgtaaagccttatttgcatgtttcccagagtgccttgccttttGAGTGAagtgtagagttaccacccatgactgtatttgtagTGACAGAGatatggttgttgcattcatccatgttcagtcatgtggccttcaccaagtgagatcctaagtgaatatgttatcATTTAAATTAAATTCTTTAACACATACAATATGTATTTCATATTGGCCTACAATGGTCACTCCCCTGCGGAAATCTAATTAACATAGTAcacaaatccccatcaaaatctgtctgtttaagctagagatatgtggttttttgcatgggctgcatctaaATCCACCGCATTCGCCGATATCGCCCTTCTGCATCTgctgtgaaaggtggcagagctagactatctgttgttccatgtagtgaatctgttattcaatgcatttctattggctaatagcagtaatgccaaattGAATGTTTCATCCAATaatttttctatatattttttgataTCTTAAGGGGTcgaaatcaaatagctaaattatccttggtatacCCATTTTAagacaattccatatgttagcttagaacCACCCCTCCCCCAGCTTAGACAGGGCTAAgactcatggtttacaggccacatcaggcctgcaaagTCAcactacaaatcaaatcaaatcaaatgttatttgccacatgcgtcgaatacaacaggtgtagaccttacagtgaaatgcttacttacaagcccttaaacaacaatgcagtttttaataaaataaaataaaaagtgttaagtaaataattaaagagcagcagtaaaataaaacaacagcagggaggctatatacagggggtacagagtcaatgtgcgggggcaccggttagtcgaggtaattgaggtaatatgtacatgtgggtagagttaaagtgactatgcataaataataaacagagtagcagcaccgTAAAagatgcaaatagtccgggtagccatgattagctgttcaggagtcttatggcttgggggtagaagctgttaagaagccttttggacctagacttggtgctccggtaccgcttgccgtgcggtagcagagagaacagtgtatgactagggtggcaggagtctttgacaatttttagggccttcctctgacaccgcctggtatagaggtcctggatggcaggaagcttggcctcagtgatgtactgggccgtacgcactaccctctgtagtgccttgcagtcagaggccgagcagttgccatactagtcggtgatgcaaccagtcaggatgctctcgatggtgctgctgtagaactttttgaggatctgaggacccatgccaaatcttttcagtctcctgagggggaataggctttgttgtgccctcttcacgactgtcttggtgtgtttggaccatgatagtttgttggtgatgtggacaccaaggaacttgaagctctcaacctgttccattacagccctgtcaatgagaaTTCAAtcgtagtcctgtattgactctttgcatgtttgatggtttgtcggagggcatagcgggatttcttacaagcgtccgggttagagtcccactccttgaaagtggcagctctaccctttagctcagtgcggatgttgcctgtaattaatggcttctggttggggattgtacgtacggtcactgtggggacgacgtcatcgatgcacttattgatgaagccagtgactgatgtggtgtactcctcaatgctatcggaagaatcccagaacatattccagtctgtgctagcaaaacagtcctgtagcttagcatctgcgtcatctgaccacttccttattaaccgagtcactggtgattactgctttagtttttgcttataagcaggaatcaggaggatagagttatggtctgatttgccaaatggagggcgagggagagctttgtacacgtttcagtgtgtggagtaaaggtggtctagagttttttttcatctggttgcacatttagcatgctggcttgcaaattgatgtgtaattcctgttggaatccagccagagtggggatattCAATTTTTATTCACCTGTGCATTCAGAGTGACTGCCGTGTTGGGAAGAATAATATgtgagactacctaaaccatcttaactggaacaaccatttcagtaacgggtgcaaagtGCAAGGAACAGATTggattagaaaaatgtatgttatttatatttgagtagtatcagattaattaatcaatcaatgtacatgcaaaaaaatagatattgaaaaaaaaacaaacaaaaaaaaacagcctgcaatagagcatgctgggaaatatgataatgatgggcatgGTTTTGGTTTAACACTGGTTATATTAtcaccaacactggggttcttttacaccaatgagtgttaatttaacactttcAGATTGAATTTAACACCTGAATCAACACTaaaaatgttacactgaaaaatcaacactaggtaacactggccaatttccTGTGTACCCATCCCCGTCTGGAGAAATACCATGGCTTCTTTTGCTGTTTCATCTGTTCTGTAGTTATGCTTGACCACAGACCTAACTAAGTCATCTTTGCTCCACTATTCATATCCCCTATCTGCCCTAAAACCGGCAAAAACAGACAATAATAGGAGAGGAAGTCATGGTAACAGTCCTGTCTGAGACATTAGTTCAGTGTTTTCAGACAGGCATCATAACATTGGGAAGAGGCCTAATGCAATAAGAAGCAAAGAAACACTTTATTTGACACTTTAGTGAGGGACTTTCATTGGTGTCTGCATGTCCCTGGAGGATAAGCTAAATATGACTTAATAAAGGCTGTTGTCATTTCCCCTAGCTATTATTATCTGTCAGTCAATTAAATACACTCTTATtaatttgtttttttatatatataaatga is drawn from Coregonus clupeaformis isolate EN_2021a chromosome 25, ASM2061545v1, whole genome shotgun sequence and contains these coding sequences:
- the LOC121539544 gene encoding HHIP-like protein 1; protein product: MWYYCGVLGRVRHSPFIGLYLLGFWIAPVSLHPQCLDFKPPFKPQEDLQFCAMYRNFGCCDSAKDQELMAKFYKIMDNFDYYGYANCAGYVQDLLCQECSPYAAHLFDAEDPSTPIRTLPGLCPDYCSQFWLKCRSTITLLSDDPQLAEAESDQFRFCQHLELEDPDYCYPHLLSNEQLTQNLGHVRADPEGCLQLCLEEVANGLRNPLAMVHANDGTHRFFIAEQVGLVWTYLPDRSKLEKPFLNITKAVLTSPWEGDERGFLGLTFHPDYKYNGKLYVYYSVEIGFDERIRVSEFRVSPGDMNVVDHASERIILEVDEPASNHNGGMVMFADDGYLYIFTGDGGMAGDPFGKFGNAQNKSALLGKVLRIDVDDNDKGPLYRIPSDNPFVHERGARPEVYAYGVRNMWRCSVDRGDPLTKEGKGRIFCGDVGQNKFEEIDIIEKGRNYGWRAKEGFSCYDKKLCANSSLDDVLPIYAYPHKMGKSVTGGYVYRGCEYPNLNGMYIFGDFMSGRMMSLQENTNTGQWDYHEVCMGIGLTCAFPGLINNYYQYIISFAEDEAGELYFMSTGVPSATSPTGVVYKLVDPSRRAPPRQCHYDPLPVRVKSKLIKFRPKETLTGVELPTKRQKLSPPEEPIRPHPTESTVSESDKDWLQELMDILKEQEAAAITTTLPQTTTTTTTKPPRHTQRKNRRKKGKHRSESGLAPAAAPQNGAVRLAGDEQGRDDRGRVEIFANSEWGTVCDDLWNTKNAAVVCRQLGFRFALKASKHSEFGEGKSLRILLDDVQCEGTEESLLDCQHTGIGMHNCAHYEDAGVICGNSDYVDA